The following are encoded in a window of Manihot esculenta cultivar AM560-2 chromosome 8, M.esculenta_v8, whole genome shotgun sequence genomic DNA:
- the LOC122724410 gene encoding probable membrane-associated kinase regulator 4: MAIEQSYSCSHADDDDYIDMELMSSSQNFFCYSISSPPQSREFEFQMSLTSNDREITTFPADELFYKGKLLPLHLPPRLQMVQKLLQNPTTNTFEPFEENCSIPFVNLSCSPTTTPLESCNISPSESCRVSSELNPDEYFFEFSSELNSFIGNHPIKKSWTEKLKQSLLGQKLKASSAYVKSLFNKSGCTAESCAKPAHNAEPEAASKGNDCLSKCMNVAMKKNSFSEFDSGRRKISSSLVRSIEREMARDGFHSQRRSFSGAIQRHSTNKQLSSSSGSSSSSSSSSFSFSSSNGFCDLQLLKRSSSANSEIESSIEGAIAYCKKSHEQLFLSRNTATDHQAGVCSLSAASGTVTSGDQERVKICAI, translated from the coding sequence ATGGCCATAGAGCAATCTTATTCCTGTAGCCATGCAGATGATGACGACTACATTGACATGGAACTGATGAGCTCTTCTCAGAATTTCTTCTGTTACTCTATTAGCTCTCCACCTCAAAGCAGAGAGTTTGAGTTCCAGATGTCGTTGACGTCCAACGATAGAGAAATCACCACTTTCCCTGCTGATGAGCTCTTCTACAAGGGCAAACTCCTCCCTCTACACCTCCCTCCTCGCCTGCAAATGGTTCAAAAGCTCCTCCAAAACCCCACCACCAATACTTTTGAACCTTTTGAAGAAAACTGTTCTATTCCCTTTGTTAATCTTAGCTGCTCCCCCACTACCACCCCACTGGAATCTTGCAATATCTCACCATCAGAATCTTGCAGGGTTAGTAGTGAACTAAACCCAGATGAGTATTTCTTTGAATTCTCATCTGAGCTCAACAGCTTCATTGGTAACCATCCAATAAAGAAGTCTTGGACCGAGAAATTGAAGCAATCCTTACTGGGTCAAAAACTCAAGGCTTCAAGTGCATATGTCAAGTCTTTGTTCAATAAATCTGGCTGCACAGCCGAGTCCTGCGCTAAACCAGCACATAATGCAGAACCAGAAGCTGCCTCAAAAGGCAATGATTGCTTAAGCAAGTGCATGAATGTAGCCATGaagaaaaactcatttagtgAATTTGATAGTGGAAGACGCAAAATATCAAGTAGTCTTGTCAGAAGTATTGAAAGAGAGATGGCTAGAGATGGCTTTCATAGCCAAAGAAGGTCCTTCTCAGGGGCGATTCAACGGCATTCTACAAATAAGCAGTTATCATCTTCTTCTGgctcttcttcatcttcttcatccTCATCATTTTCATTTAGTTCATCAAATGGGTTTTGTGATTTACAATTGCTTAAGAGAAGTAGCAGTGCGAATTCAGAGATAGAGAGTTCAATTGAAGGAGCTATTGCCTACTGCAAAAAATCTCATGAGCAGCTATTTCTTTCTAGGAATACTGCAACTGATCATCAAGCTGGAGTCTGTTCATTGTCAGCTGCTTCAGGAACGGTAACTTCTGGGGATCAAGAAAGGGTTAAGATCTGCGCCATATAA